One Sodalinema gerasimenkoae IPPAS B-353 DNA segment encodes these proteins:
- a CDS encoding mannose-1-phosphate guanyltransferase, with translation MRAVLMAGGSGTRLRPLTCDLPKPMVPILNRPIAEHILNLLKRHNITEVIATVHYLPDVMRDYFQDGKDFGVQMTYAVEEEQPLGTAGCVKNVEDLLDDTFVVISGDAITDFDLQEAIAFHREKGSKATLVLKHVPNPIEFGVVITDEQQRIVRFLEKPSASEIFSDTVNTGTYILEPEVLQYLPSNQECDFSKDLFPTLLDKGEPLYGYIAEGYWCDVGHLEAYRESQYDALNRKVAITYPYEEREPGVWVGQNSFIDDSVKIKPPVLIGENCRIGPRTNIEPGTVIGDNVTIGADADLKRPIIWNGAIIGDEVHLRACTICRGTRVDRRAHILEGAVVGPLSTVGEEAQISPGVRIWPSKKVESGAILNINLIWGQTARRNLFGQRGVSGLANIDITPEFAVKLGAAYGSSLKQGEQVVVSRDQRSISRMVSRSIIAGIMSVGVNVQNLEATAIPLSRSFARASRNGMTSRPTIAGGIHVRIHPDRSDSILIEFFDANGINITKSKEKKIEGGYFKEDIRRAQIAEIGDMTYPSQVLEMYNTGFEKLLNVEAIRHSNSKIVIDYAYAVSGAILPVLLAKFGSDAVVLNASLNQLALANEEREGLLTQLGQVVEALRANFGAQVSANGEQFILVDESGLPIRGEQLTAFMVNMILTAHPRGTVVVPVHTSSAIEQIARRHDGQVIRTKANPTALMEACHTNPNVVLGGSGEMGFIFPQLHPGFDAMFSIAKLIEMETLQGRSLGQIRAELPRVYHRCQTIRCPWTAKGALMRHMVETHSADRIELTDGVKVCEPQSDNWILVLPDAGEPVVHIFANGDDRDWVDEMLLDYRGRIQKFVEQQQGGQNLPLDEI, from the coding sequence ATGCGAGCAGTGTTAATGGCTGGAGGATCAGGAACACGTCTACGTCCCCTGACCTGTGACCTTCCCAAGCCGATGGTGCCGATCCTAAATCGCCCCATCGCCGAGCATATCCTCAATCTCCTCAAGCGTCACAATATTACAGAAGTTATTGCAACGGTTCATTATCTTCCCGATGTGATGCGGGATTATTTTCAGGATGGTAAGGACTTTGGCGTTCAGATGACCTATGCGGTGGAAGAGGAACAACCTCTGGGAACCGCTGGCTGCGTCAAGAACGTTGAAGACTTGCTGGATGATACCTTTGTTGTCATTAGTGGTGATGCCATCACCGACTTCGATCTGCAAGAGGCGATCGCCTTTCACCGAGAAAAAGGCTCTAAAGCCACTCTCGTCCTCAAGCATGTCCCTAACCCAATTGAGTTTGGGGTGGTGATTACCGATGAACAACAGCGAATTGTTCGCTTCTTGGAGAAACCCTCCGCGTCCGAAATTTTCTCCGATACGGTGAACACGGGGACCTACATCTTAGAACCCGAAGTTCTCCAGTATCTGCCCTCTAACCAAGAATGTGACTTCTCGAAGGATTTATTTCCCACCCTGCTGGATAAAGGGGAACCTCTCTATGGTTACATTGCCGAAGGTTACTGGTGTGATGTGGGCCACCTTGAAGCCTATCGTGAGTCTCAGTATGATGCCTTGAACCGTAAGGTTGCGATCACCTATCCCTATGAAGAACGAGAACCTGGGGTTTGGGTGGGCCAAAACTCGTTTATCGATGACAGCGTTAAAATCAAGCCCCCGGTTCTAATTGGGGAAAATTGCCGCATTGGCCCGCGCACCAACATTGAACCCGGAACCGTGATTGGGGATAACGTCACCATCGGTGCCGATGCGGATCTCAAGCGTCCTATCATTTGGAACGGTGCTATTATCGGCGATGAGGTGCATTTACGTGCTTGTACTATCTGTCGCGGCACTCGCGTTGATCGCCGGGCCCATATCTTGGAAGGTGCTGTCGTCGGTCCCCTCTCCACCGTGGGAGAAGAAGCACAAATTAGCCCTGGTGTGCGTATTTGGCCGAGTAAGAAAGTTGAGTCGGGGGCGATTTTGAACATTAACCTGATTTGGGGACAAACGGCCCGGCGTAATTTGTTTGGCCAGCGAGGGGTCAGTGGTTTAGCCAACATTGATATTACCCCCGAGTTTGCCGTCAAGTTGGGGGCCGCCTATGGCTCTAGCCTGAAACAGGGAGAACAGGTGGTGGTGTCCCGAGATCAGCGGAGTATTTCGCGCATGGTTTCGCGGTCAATTATTGCGGGCATTATGTCCGTTGGGGTCAATGTGCAAAACTTGGAAGCGACGGCCATTCCCCTGTCCCGTTCCTTTGCTCGGGCTTCCCGCAATGGTATGACGTCCCGTCCCACGATCGCAGGCGGGATTCATGTGCGGATTCATCCCGATCGCTCCGACTCGATTTTGATTGAGTTTTTTGATGCCAATGGCATTAATATTACCAAATCTAAGGAGAAAAAAATCGAAGGGGGGTATTTCAAGGAAGACATCAGACGGGCCCAAATTGCCGAAATCGGTGATATGACCTATCCCAGTCAAGTGTTGGAGATGTACAACACGGGCTTTGAGAAGTTACTCAATGTTGAGGCGATTCGTCACAGCAACAGTAAAATTGTCATCGACTATGCCTATGCCGTGTCCGGGGCAATTCTACCGGTGTTGTTGGCGAAGTTTGGCAGTGATGCGGTGGTGTTGAATGCGAGCCTCAATCAGTTGGCGTTGGCTAATGAGGAGCGGGAAGGGCTGTTGACCCAGTTGGGGCAAGTGGTGGAAGCCTTACGGGCTAATTTTGGGGCCCAGGTATCTGCGAATGGGGAGCAGTTTATTCTGGTCGACGAGTCCGGTTTACCGATTCGCGGTGAACAACTGACCGCTTTTATGGTGAATATGATTCTCACCGCTCACCCTCGGGGTACGGTGGTGGTTCCGGTCCATACATCGAGTGCCATTGAACAGATTGCTCGCCGTCATGACGGCCAGGTGATTCGTACTAAAGCCAATCCCACGGCCTTGATGGAGGCCTGCCATACCAACCCCAATGTGGTCTTGGGAGGAAGTGGGGAAATGGGCTTTATTTTCCCGCAGTTACACCCCGGCTTTGATGCCATGTTCTCCATCGCCAAGTTGATTGAGATGGAAACCCTGCAAGGGCGATCGCTCGGACAGATTCGCGCGGAACTCCCCCGGGTGTATCACCGCTGTCAGACCATTCGTTGTCCCTGGACGGCGAAGGGGGCCTTGATGCGTCATATGGTGGAAACCCACTCGGCAGACCGGATTGAGTTAACCGATGGGGTAAAAGTCTGTGAGCCTCAGTCGGATAACTGGATCTTGGTGTTACCGGATGCAGGGGAACCCGTGGTGCATATTTTCGCCAATGGTGACGATCGCGATTGGGTTGATGAGATGCTTTTGGATTATCGGGGCCGGATTCAGAAGTTTGTCGAACAACAACAGGGGGGCCAGAATTTACCCCTAGATGAGATCTAG
- a CDS encoding glycosyltransferase family 4 protein yields the protein MNVLSLSATFPYPPSRGGTQVRTFNLLKYLNQYHPVTLVTQRQAGVTDEEIEALRGYVSKLVLFERPPALAGGALDKAKRFAGFFLGGTPPSVLSYYSQEMQAWVDEAVNSGDYDAITCEHSVNETFVRPQWGDRLKTIVNVHSSIFGTCQQQLDTETAEHPLRDRLNLPLLFRYENRYCQKFSNIVVTTPEDGAQMKQFNPDSCIMVIPNGVDVELFPMRSQDPGGHRLTFVGAMDNIANIDAVTFLVKEIYPQVRSRYPDTTLTLVGSNPVPEVQQLAEVPGVTVTGRVPSMSDYLHQATVCVVSMRIGYGIKNKTLEAMAAGTPIVGSDAALEGLDVDGESVPQRALRANQVPEYVQAISHLFENESLRQDLSQQGRAYVEEQFTWQRAGQLYERAISAQRGVCPET from the coding sequence ATGAATGTCTTAAGCCTATCGGCGACATTTCCCTATCCGCCGAGTCGGGGGGGAACCCAAGTGCGGACCTTTAACTTATTAAAATATTTAAATCAATATCATCCCGTTACCTTAGTCACCCAGCGACAGGCGGGGGTGACCGACGAAGAAATTGAGGCCCTGCGGGGGTATGTGAGTAAACTGGTGCTATTTGAGCGTCCTCCAGCCTTAGCAGGAGGAGCATTAGACAAAGCCAAACGCTTTGCTGGCTTTTTTCTGGGGGGAACGCCGCCGAGTGTCTTGTCCTATTATTCCCAGGAGATGCAAGCTTGGGTTGATGAAGCCGTTAACTCCGGCGACTATGATGCCATTACCTGTGAACATAGTGTTAATGAAACCTTTGTCCGGCCTCAATGGGGCGATCGCCTAAAAACCATCGTCAATGTCCATAGTTCCATTTTTGGAACCTGTCAGCAACAATTGGACACCGAAACCGCCGAACATCCCCTGCGCGATCGCCTCAATCTCCCTCTGCTGTTTCGCTACGAGAATCGCTATTGTCAGAAATTCAGTAATATCGTCGTCACCACCCCCGAAGATGGGGCTCAGATGAAACAGTTTAATCCCGACAGTTGCATTATGGTGATTCCTAATGGGGTAGATGTCGAGTTGTTCCCCATGCGATCGCAGGACCCCGGTGGTCACCGTCTCACCTTCGTGGGGGCCATGGATAATATCGCCAATATCGATGCCGTGACCTTCTTAGTTAAGGAGATTTACCCCCAGGTGCGATCGCGCTATCCCGACACCACCCTAACCCTCGTCGGGTCGAATCCCGTCCCAGAGGTACAACAACTCGCCGAGGTTCCGGGAGTCACCGTAACGGGACGCGTTCCTTCCATGTCCGACTACCTGCACCAAGCCACCGTTTGCGTCGTCTCCATGCGTATCGGCTATGGGATTAAGAACAAAACCCTCGAAGCCATGGCCGCCGGAACCCCCATTGTGGGAAGTGATGCCGCGTTGGAAGGGTTAGACGTGGATGGGGAGAGCGTTCCCCAGCGGGCCTTGCGGGCCAATCAGGTTCCCGAGTATGTTCAGGCCATCAGCCATCTGTTTGAGAACGAGAGCTTGCGTCAGGACCTCTCCCAGCAGGGACGGGCCTATGTCGAAGAGCAGTTTACTTGGCAGCGAGCCGGACAACTGTATGAACGGGCGATCTCCGCTCAGCGTGGGGTTTGCCCGGAGACTTGA
- a CDS encoding ABC transporter ATP-binding protein, whose protein sequence is MKSSKLHPFRRLVHYAQGYNVEIWKACLCSVLNKIFDLAPPALIGLAVDIVVEQENSFLAGWGIESVLAQLLVLSVLSFLIWALESLFEYAYQRLWRNLAQSIQHDLRLDGYQHLQQMELSFFEERSTGALMAVLNDDINQLERFLDRGANEVLQVLTTVIVIGGAFVVLTPNIAALALLPIPFILWGSISFQKRLAPRYDAVRETVSTLNSQLSNNLTGITTIKSFTSEDYETERIRKLSDAYSQTNRRAISLSAAFVPLIRIIILVGFTAILLLGGLEAAAGTLAVGTYSTMVFLTQRLLWPLTRLGETLDLYQRSQASTRRLFKLLDTPIARHPGSKSLPVDQVKGEIILDSVTFAYHDRQPVIQEFSLSVPAGQTIAIVGATGSGKSTIVKLLLRLYEIKSGHITLDGLDIQDILLSDLRRAIGLVSQDVFLFHGTVAENIRYGSFDARDEDVVAAATIAEAHSFIQELPQGYDTIIGERGQKLSGGQRQRLAIARAVLKNPPILILDEATSAVDNETEAAIQRSLEHITQNRTTIAIAHRLSTIRNADCIYVMDRGEIVEQGSHEQLLNQSGIYASLWTVQMGELIKH, encoded by the coding sequence ATGAAATCCTCTAAACTGCATCCATTTCGACGCTTAGTACATTATGCCCAGGGCTATAATGTTGAGATTTGGAAAGCTTGTCTTTGTTCGGTTCTCAACAAAATTTTTGACCTCGCTCCCCCAGCTTTAATCGGTTTAGCGGTTGATATCGTCGTTGAACAAGAGAACTCATTTTTAGCTGGTTGGGGCATTGAATCCGTCTTAGCTCAATTGCTCGTGTTGTCTGTCCTGAGTTTTTTGATTTGGGCATTAGAATCCCTATTTGAATATGCCTATCAGCGACTGTGGCGGAATTTAGCCCAATCGATTCAACATGATTTACGGCTCGATGGCTATCAGCATTTGCAACAGATGGAATTGTCCTTTTTTGAGGAACGCAGTACCGGCGCCTTGATGGCAGTTCTCAATGATGATATCAATCAGTTGGAGCGCTTTTTAGATCGAGGGGCTAATGAAGTTCTGCAAGTGTTAACAACGGTCATTGTCATTGGTGGGGCATTTGTGGTTCTAACCCCGAACATCGCCGCCTTAGCCTTGCTCCCCATTCCCTTTATCCTTTGGGGGTCAATTAGCTTCCAAAAACGCTTAGCTCCTCGCTATGATGCCGTTCGGGAAACCGTTAGCACTCTTAATTCCCAGTTATCCAATAACTTAACCGGCATTACTACGATTAAGAGTTTCACCTCAGAAGACTATGAAACCGAGCGGATTCGGAAATTAAGTGATGCGTATTCCCAAACTAATCGACGAGCAATTTCCCTCAGTGCGGCGTTTGTCCCCTTAATTCGTATTATCATCTTGGTGGGCTTTACCGCTATTCTCCTATTAGGAGGATTAGAAGCTGCCGCTGGGACGTTAGCCGTGGGGACTTATAGCACCATGGTTTTCCTGACCCAGCGTTTATTGTGGCCCCTAACTCGTTTAGGAGAAACCCTAGATTTATATCAGCGATCGCAAGCCTCTACCCGACGGTTGTTCAAACTTCTTGACACCCCCATTGCCCGACATCCCGGCTCAAAATCCTTACCCGTTGACCAAGTTAAAGGGGAAATCATTCTAGATTCCGTCACCTTTGCTTATCACGATCGCCAACCGGTCATTCAAGAGTTTTCTCTCTCCGTTCCCGCCGGACAAACTATTGCTATTGTGGGGGCAACGGGTTCAGGAAAAAGCACCATTGTCAAGTTGCTGTTACGACTTTATGAGATTAAATCAGGTCATATTACCCTAGATGGCTTAGACATTCAGGACATCCTATTATCGGATTTACGTCGAGCCATTGGTTTAGTCAGTCAAGATGTCTTCCTCTTCCATGGAACCGTTGCTGAGAACATTCGCTATGGTAGTTTTGACGCCCGAGATGAGGATGTCGTCGCCGCCGCCACTATCGCCGAAGCCCATAGTTTTATCCAAGAGTTACCCCAAGGATATGACACTATCATTGGGGAGCGAGGTCAAAAGCTCTCAGGAGGGCAACGACAACGGTTAGCGATCGCTCGAGCGGTCTTGAAAAATCCACCCATTTTAATTTTAGATGAAGCCACCTCAGCGGTAGACAATGAAACAGAAGCCGCCATTCAACGGTCTCTAGAGCATATCACCCAAAATCGCACCACAATTGCCATCGCCCATCGTCTTAGTACCATTCGCAATGCTGATTGTATTTACGTCATGGATCGCGGTGAAATTGTCGAGCAAGGCTCCCACGAACAACTCCTAAATCAATCCGGGATTTACGCCAGTTTATGGACAGTCCAAATGGGAGAACTCATCAAGCATTAA
- a CDS encoding MlaE family lipid ABC transporter permease subunit, with the protein MYKRLIPSSLAKWGQRLLAAILLGGQVVIHLLSGKIHRRNTLEQMSFVGPQSLLINTITAGFVGMVFTIQVAREFLNFGAGSAVGGVLAVALARELSPVLTAVIVAGRVGSAFAAEIGTMQVTEQIDALYILRTDPIDYLVIPRFIACCIMVPVLTLFSLIIGMSGGLLIATTQYSIAQSVFLESARNFMGISDLINAAIKGGVFGGLVAIIGCSWGLTTSGGAKGVGESTTTAVVTALMAIFITNFFLSWVMFQGMGSASLTL; encoded by the coding sequence TTGTATAAGAGACTCATTCCCAGCAGCCTAGCCAAGTGGGGCCAGCGTCTACTCGCCGCCATCCTTTTAGGTGGACAGGTGGTCATTCACCTCTTGAGTGGCAAAATCCACCGTCGCAACACCTTAGAACAGATGTCTTTCGTTGGGCCGCAGTCGTTACTCATCAATACCATCACTGCCGGTTTTGTAGGGATGGTCTTTACCATTCAGGTGGCTCGCGAGTTTTTGAATTTTGGTGCCGGTTCCGCCGTCGGGGGGGTTCTGGCGGTGGCGTTGGCCCGAGAACTCTCCCCAGTTCTCACCGCCGTGATTGTCGCAGGCCGGGTGGGGTCCGCCTTCGCCGCCGAAATTGGCACAATGCAGGTCACGGAACAGATTGATGCCCTCTATATCCTACGAACGGACCCCATCGACTATTTAGTGATTCCCCGATTCATCGCCTGCTGCATCATGGTTCCAGTTTTGACCCTCTTTTCCCTCATTATCGGTATGAGCGGGGGGTTATTGATTGCCACGACTCAATATAGTATTGCTCAGTCAGTCTTTCTCGAATCAGCCCGTAACTTTATGGGCATCAGTGACCTCATCAACGCCGCCATCAAAGGAGGGGTGTTTGGTGGCTTAGTGGCCATCATTGGTTGTAGTTGGGGACTGACCACCTCGGGAGGTGCTAAGGGAGTTGGGGAATCGACTACAACAGCGGTGGTGACAGCCTTAATGGCAATCTTTATTACCAACTTCTTTCTCTCCTGGGTCATGTTCCAAGGGATGGGGAGTGCTTCCCTAACCTTATAA
- the ppk2 gene encoding polyphosphate kinase 2, with protein MEIAPETVNSAYDPNLIASEQPKPTKKLPKKVYKSELKRLQIELVKLQTWIKEKGLNVAIIFEGRDAAGKGGTIKRITECLNPRICRVVALGTPTEREKSQWYFQRYVPHLPAAGEMVLFDRSWYNRAGVERVMGFCSEEEYWEFLRSCPEFECMLVRSGIILIKYWFSVSDDEQEQRFQARIDDPTKRWKLSPMDLKAREKWVEYSIAKDEMFAHTDIKRSPWYVVDADDKKRARLNCIHHILTMIPYDDLTPDPIELPERQEDIGYLRPPKSKQSFVPNHY; from the coding sequence TTGGAAATTGCTCCTGAGACAGTTAACAGCGCCTATGACCCCAACCTGATCGCGTCAGAGCAGCCTAAACCCACCAAGAAACTTCCTAAAAAAGTTTATAAAAGTGAACTCAAACGACTGCAAATTGAGTTAGTCAAACTACAGACCTGGATTAAAGAAAAAGGCTTAAACGTTGCCATTATCTTTGAAGGTCGTGATGCGGCTGGGAAAGGGGGAACCATTAAGCGGATTACGGAATGCCTCAACCCCCGGATTTGTCGAGTTGTGGCGCTGGGAACCCCTACAGAGCGGGAAAAGAGCCAATGGTATTTCCAACGCTATGTGCCCCATTTACCGGCGGCTGGGGAGATGGTCTTGTTCGATCGCAGTTGGTATAACCGAGCTGGGGTTGAACGGGTGATGGGATTTTGTTCTGAGGAAGAATACTGGGAGTTCTTGCGCTCCTGCCCAGAATTTGAATGTATGTTGGTGCGATCGGGCATTATTCTGATTAAATACTGGTTCTCAGTCAGTGACGATGAACAAGAACAGCGGTTTCAAGCGCGAATTGATGACCCGACTAAACGCTGGAAACTTAGCCCGATGGATTTGAAAGCGCGGGAGAAATGGGTTGAGTATTCCATTGCCAAGGATGAAATGTTTGCCCATACCGACATTAAGCGATCGCCCTGGTATGTTGTGGATGCCGACGATAAGAAGCGGGCGCGTCTGAATTGTATCCACCACATCTTGACGATGATTCCTTATGATGACCTAACACCAGATCCAATTGAGCTTCCTGAGCGCCAGGAAGATATCGGCTATCTGCGGCCCCCCAAGAGTAAACAGAGCTTCGTGCCCAACCACTACTAA
- a CDS encoding PD-(D/E)XK nuclease family protein — MRIVKIEGQGDAEGREGVEIIAPATQVVCAHPSQAQALGVPYCSLDLLARQHCYQEGWQVLSPLMAYQERLSVLEQVLRSGDWPHLQGQSTLDLRTLERQLRPGITALLRSPSPLSDLAERTPASSSFDLLVRVSLAYEAHLERRQHLDPAQLYQRATQLKPTPRAMSLLGYPEWIERQPRLRFLNAIADSGSVVYLASGRALGLKEQERAIAQFLALGWTLDTPEQGLNTSSQEAASPVSFHQAQGTRYLNQEEEVRGVLRDLKRRLREGVPPEELALVTWDEAGYAPIVLDIAWEYELPIYRGGSQRLLATGLGSWLKQALDTVRSRFEFETTAAFLRHPFTSSEETGPIDWDKVRQFHPQNLERWRDCGANLTPLENWTRGDRHTWLQRLRQLLQHWPVLARGQQQPSFRSVELAFDEALEHLAGLPQVRLNLDQFARELLDTLSLVQVAPVSPQGAIALQSPAAVVGARYRHLWVLGVADGITPSPLPQEPLLDWYHRKQLDKQGFAIETAVALSQRQLLLFAQLFRSAQEAHLSYPRQIQKTPMLASPYLARLGIEVGDAQEDGAIASWQELRQRGLRQSLPLEDAVLTHAARSWSIELHRQQGLGGDREACGNRNRFQGQTEIPLDIPSRQFSASQLTHLGQCAFKWFAGDLLKIQELREAETELSGRLRGRLYHKTLELATQKALDTGSTELRQALLDHLDAAFLEAEELERLPELAAWGARRKEHLQRLRRTLSQESFLGENSQILSTEQPFEGEWYGFRVRGVVDRVDRTPEGYVIIEYKSRSSRPSRAKNERGQADLDIQLPLYGDVLGQQLQEAEAEAASVRSYYYSLTKGKPLGHRDKLNREALQQFSDRLKGHLTRGDYPVEPDKQQYACQYCPHDAVCRVRR, encoded by the coding sequence ATGCGGATTGTTAAAATTGAGGGCCAGGGCGACGCTGAGGGGCGAGAGGGAGTTGAGATCATTGCCCCCGCAACTCAAGTCGTTTGCGCCCACCCCTCCCAAGCTCAGGCTCTCGGGGTTCCTTACTGTTCCCTAGACCTGTTGGCCCGACAGCACTGTTACCAAGAGGGCTGGCAGGTATTATCGCCACTGATGGCCTATCAAGAGCGGTTGAGCGTCTTGGAGCAGGTTCTGCGATCGGGGGATTGGCCCCATCTACAAGGCCAAAGCACTCTAGATCTCAGAACCTTAGAACGCCAATTGCGACCGGGGATAACCGCTCTGTTACGCTCCCCTTCGCCGCTGAGTGACCTTGCCGAACGCACCCCAGCCTCCTCTAGTTTTGACTTGTTAGTGCGGGTGAGTCTCGCCTATGAGGCTCACCTAGAACGCCGACAACACCTCGATCCGGCTCAGTTATATCAGCGGGCCACTCAGCTTAAGCCAACTCCACGAGCCATGTCCCTGTTGGGCTATCCGGAATGGATTGAGCGGCAACCTCGCTTAAGATTTTTGAATGCGATCGCCGATTCGGGAAGTGTGGTCTATCTGGCCAGTGGGAGGGCGTTGGGGTTGAAGGAACAGGAGCGGGCGATCGCACAATTCCTGGCTCTCGGTTGGACGCTTGATACTCCAGAGCAGGGGTTAAACACCTCCTCTCAGGAGGCGGCTTCTCCCGTTTCCTTCCATCAGGCTCAGGGGACTCGCTACTTAAATCAGGAAGAGGAAGTGCGCGGGGTGTTGCGTGACCTGAAACGTCGCTTGCGTGAGGGAGTCCCCCCGGAGGAACTGGCCTTGGTGACCTGGGATGAAGCGGGATATGCTCCCATCGTGTTGGATATCGCCTGGGAATATGAGTTACCCATCTATCGCGGGGGATCTCAACGGCTGTTGGCGACGGGGTTGGGTTCTTGGCTGAAACAGGCTCTCGACACCGTGCGATCGCGGTTTGAGTTCGAGACAACGGCAGCGTTTCTGCGTCATCCCTTCACCTCCTCGGAGGAGACGGGCCCCATTGACTGGGACAAGGTGCGACAGTTTCATCCCCAAAATCTGGAACGTTGGCGCGACTGTGGGGCCAATCTCACCCCCCTAGAGAACTGGACTCGTGGCGATCGCCACACCTGGTTACAACGACTACGACAGCTTTTGCAGCATTGGCCGGTTCTGGCCCGGGGTCAGCAACAGCCCAGTTTTCGCTCAGTGGAGTTAGCCTTTGACGAAGCCTTAGAGCATCTAGCGGGACTCCCCCAGGTGCGCCTTAACTTAGACCAATTCGCGCGGGAGCTGTTGGACACCCTCTCCTTGGTTCAGGTGGCTCCTGTCTCTCCCCAGGGGGCGATCGCCCTCCAATCCCCCGCTGCGGTAGTAGGGGCGAGATATCGTCATCTTTGGGTTTTGGGGGTGGCCGATGGAATCACCCCCTCTCCTCTGCCCCAGGAGCCGTTGTTAGATTGGTATCACCGTAAACAGCTTGACAAACAAGGCTTTGCCATTGAAACCGCTGTCGCGTTAAGTCAACGACAACTGCTGCTGTTTGCCCAATTGTTCCGTTCGGCCCAAGAAGCTCATTTATCCTATCCCCGCCAAATTCAGAAAACCCCCATGCTGGCCAGTCCTTATTTAGCTCGCTTGGGAATTGAGGTGGGGGACGCTCAGGAGGATGGGGCGATCGCCAGTTGGCAAGAGTTGCGTCAGCGAGGGTTACGTCAGTCACTCCCCCTAGAGGATGCGGTGTTAACTCATGCGGCCCGCAGTTGGTCCATTGAGCTGCACCGTCAACAGGGTTTAGGGGGCGATCGCGAAGCGTGCGGGAACCGCAATCGCTTCCAGGGCCAGACTGAGATTCCCCTCGATATCCCTTCGCGCCAGTTTAGCGCCTCCCAACTGACTCATTTGGGTCAATGTGCCTTTAAATGGTTTGCCGGAGACTTGCTCAAGATTCAAGAGTTGCGCGAGGCAGAGACCGAGTTATCTGGGCGATTACGGGGTCGGCTTTATCACAAAACCTTAGAATTGGCCACTCAAAAAGCCTTAGACACTGGTTCTACGGAGTTACGTCAGGCCCTGCTTGACCATTTAGATGCGGCGTTCCTAGAAGCCGAAGAATTAGAACGGTTACCGGAGTTAGCCGCCTGGGGAGCCAGACGGAAAGAACATTTACAACGCTTGCGACGAACTCTCTCTCAGGAGTCCTTCTTGGGGGAAAACAGCCAAATCTTAAGCACGGAACAGCCGTTTGAAGGAGAGTGGTATGGGTTCCGGGTGCGGGGGGTGGTGGATCGGGTTGACCGGACGCCTGAGGGCTATGTCATCATCGAGTATAAGAGCCGTTCTAGCCGTCCCAGCCGGGCGAAGAATGAACGGGGTCAGGCGGATTTAGATATTCAACTTCCTCTCTATGGGGATGTACTGGGCCAACAGTTACAGGAAGCTGAGGCTGAGGCGGCTTCGGTGCGGTCTTACTATTACTCTCTGACGAAAGGGAAACCCCTAGGACATCGGGATAAGCTCAATCGCGAGGCCCTACAACAGTTTAGCGATCGCCTCAAGGGCCATTTAACTCGGGGGGACTATCCCGTTGAACCAGATAAGCAACAGTATGCTTGTCAGTATTGCCCTCATGATGCGGTGTGTCGGGTGCGTCGCTAG
- a CDS encoding L,D-transpeptidase: MVVLDILVPDEGNSSGNFQDTEPVSSSPSLLSRLNVPVTTSLNVLETFHSPTTTRESSNESSPEMVRLVVSLSQRRVALYRGDSREAEYPVGIGQTGWETPTGAFEVVETQKYPTWKHPLTGEKIPPGPGNPLGDRWIGFWTDGRVYIGFHGTADEASIGAAASHGCLRLSNAHIRELFEQVQPGTPVIVHP, from the coding sequence TTGGTTGTTTTGGATATTTTAGTTCCTGACGAGGGCAACTCTAGCGGCAATTTTCAGGACACTGAGCCGGTGAGTTCATCTCCCTCCCTCTTATCCCGGCTGAATGTCCCGGTTACCACCAGTCTTAATGTCCTAGAGACATTCCATTCTCCGACGACGACACGAGAGTCCTCAAACGAAAGCTCCCCGGAGATGGTTCGATTGGTGGTGTCCTTGAGTCAACGCCGGGTTGCTCTCTATCGAGGAGACAGCCGTGAGGCCGAATATCCCGTGGGTATTGGTCAAACCGGTTGGGAAACTCCGACGGGGGCGTTTGAAGTCGTGGAAACCCAAAAATATCCCACCTGGAAACATCCCCTCACCGGAGAGAAGATTCCCCCAGGTCCGGGCAATCCCCTGGGCGATCGCTGGATTGGCTTTTGGACCGATGGTCGGGTCTATATCGGCTTCCACGGCACAGCGGATGAAGCCTCGATTGGGGCCGCGGCTTCCCATGGCTGTTTGCGTCTGTCAAACGCCCATATTCGGGAGTTGTTTGAGCAGGTGCAGCCCGGAACTCCCGTGATCGTCCACCCCTAA